In Fervidobacterium sp., the sequence AGCCTCTTTCAGATTTTCAGAAGAATAACTTCCTGGAGTTGAGTTTATGTGGGAGCTTATGGATACTATTTTTACCCAACGTTCTATTTCTTCTTCACTGATATTGATGTCCAAATTGATTCCAAGTAGCCAATAATAATCTTCTAAAGATCCTTCGAAAATCTTGAGCACAGTTTCAACTTTTTCCTTTGCCACTTTTCTTGCTTGTCTTAATTCAAATGGCAAAAATACAGCTGTAGCAAGTCCATGTCTGACTGATTTCTCAGTTGTTAAGTTATAACCAAGTGCATGCGCTATCGTGGTACCAGTTTGGGATATGACCATTCCTGCTACAGTTGATGCAAACATCATTCTTTCACGATAGAAAACGTTCTCAGGATCGTCCAACAATTTTGGGAAACAATCTTTTATTATTTTCATTGCCTCTAAAGCAAGCAGGTCACTAAATGGTGTAGACTTCAGGGAGAGAAAACCTTCTAAAGCATGTGAAAGTGCATCAAGACCTGTAGATAATGTGATTTCTTTTCCAAGAGTTAAGGTGTATCGATAATCTACGAAAGCATATTTTGGAAAAATACATTCGTGGGAAAATCCTTTTTTTCTACCGTTAAAGGTCAATACAGAATATTGTGTAACCTCACTACCTGTTCCAGCCGTGGTTGGGATACATATTATTGGTTTTGCACGTTTGTATTTTTCATTTGAATACAAATCTTCGGGTTCCAAATTCGGATTTTCAATTAATACCGCCACAGCTTTGGCTGTATCCATAGGACTTCCTCCGCCAAGTCCTATCACAACCTCAGCATCTCCAAACTTTTCCGCTAATGGTTTAATGATGTCTAAAGATGGATTTTCTGGTGTGTCATCGTATAAATAAATTCTCTTTCTTTCAAGCACATCTAACAAATCATCAAGACTACCGTTTTTCTTTGAACTTTTTCCAGTTATAATAAGAATAGGTTCATCTAAATCTTGGAATATTTCTCTGTGCTTTAACACAGCTTCTTCCTTGTAGATAACCTTTGTAGGCATAAAAAAACTCATTTAAAAACACCTCCAATTTTTGTATGTACAAATAAAAAAGCTGGCCTTACGACCAGCCTTTAACCCACAGGTTTTAATGAACTATTTTATTTGTTAAATACAAAGTATAGAGCTACTCCGCCAAGCACAATGCCTAATAAGCTGAATATAAGTGCAAATACATCAGTATTCTTTGATTTTACGGCTTCTAATTCCTTTTTCAATTTTTCATTCTCCTCTTTCAATCTCTGAACACTATCGTTTGCTTGAGAAACATTTTCAGACACGCGCGCAAGATCACTTTTTGTATTCACAATTTCATTTTTCAAAGTTGAAATTTCAGAAGATTGTTGAGAGATTTGTGAATTCAAACCTGAGATTTTTTGGTTGATTTTGTCAACATCTGAGACGTTTGCCTTAGAAGTATCGAGTGTAGCTATCTTCTTTGAAATGTTACTTTCTAAGTCTTTTAATTTGGAGTCAATTTGTTGACTTATTTGCTGGGTATTTTGTGACAGTTGGATCATCTCAACTTTCAAATCACCCTTAAGAGCCTCTATTTCTCCTCTCGTTGCATAATCGGTGGTTATTGTATCTATCTTCTTACTCAAACCAGATATTTTTTTGTCAAGCTCAGAATCTGTTAACTTTAAAGAATCAACGCTCTTCATAAGCTCGTTGCTGTTTTTCTCAAGATTATTTAGTTTATTTGTAACATCTGAGATACTTTTTGTAACATCTGAGATACTTTTGCTTAGATTTGATACCTTGTTGTCAACTTCTACCTTTAATGTATTTAAATCCTTTTGTGTTTCACTAACTGTTTTTTCAACGTTTGATATTCTGCCTGATACTTCTGAAATGCCTTTTCCGACTTCTGTTTTCAAAGCATCCATACTTTTTTCAACGTTTGATACTTTGCTGGTTGCTTCTGAAATATTCTTCGTAGTTTCTGCTTTCAAAGAATCTATGCCTTTTTCAACATTTGATAGTCTAGTGGATAATTCTGAAATACTCTTGCTTGTTTCAGTTTTCAAAGAATTTATATTTTTTTCGAGCTCACTTGTTGTCTTTTGAACGTTAGAAATGTTTGTCGAGGCGTTAGTTAACTGAGTTGTTAATGAATTGATTCTTTCGTTTATTTTTGTTATGTTTTCATCAATATTCTTAATTTTATTATCAATTGATGAAATATCCACAGGTGTTGGAGCCAGGTTTTTTGTCCTATCTTCTAAAGCTTTTATTCGATCGGAGATTACGATATAGTTATTTGAAAGCCCGTTCATTGTATTTTCCATACTTGAAAGTTTGGAATTCAAATTAGCAATATTTCCTTCAAAATTTGATAGTCTCGAGCTCAGCGAATCCGCCCTTGCTGTTAATGCTGAAAGGTTATCCGATAAAGTTTTTGATGTAGTTCTCAGACTATTTATGTCGTTTTTCATGCTTCCAATATCTTGTTTTACCACGGCCAAATCCTGAGCTAATGCATTTATACTTTGTCCAGTGGGAGTAACAGCAACCAGTCCCCTTAGTTCTGTTACCTTTTGTACCAAAGCATCGTAAAGTGATTGCAAATCAGAAACCCTCGATTTGACGCTGTTCAAGTCTTGAGACACGGTGGCCAAACTTCTTTCGTTTGAATCCATTCTCTGAGTTAGGGAATCAATTCTTGAAGTGAGTGTTTTATTTGTGTTTGCTACAGAAAGTATCTGGTCAGATAGATTTTTTAATTGAGAATCCACATCGGTTGGGACTTGCGTTGTCGTTTTTTGAGTAGTTGGAGAAGTCGGAATTTTTTTCTCAACGCTCGAAATCCGGTCACTTAAAACTGAAAGAAGCCTGTATAAAGAAACCGCAAGTTGGTACCTTGTAACAGCTTGGTTACCTTGAAATGTCCCATCTGGCATGCCACTTAAAACTCCAAGTCTCGTCAATTCCTGAATAGCATCGTAAGCCCAATGGTTAGCCGGAACATCTTTGTAAGTACTTGAAAAGGCGCTTACAATAGTTAGCGTTACGAAAACAAAAGTAAGAAGTTTCTTGAAACTCACCATCTGAACACCTCCTATGATAGTCTTCTGATATGATAGATTTTTGATAAATTTTTTAGATTACTGTAAGAAAATGTAGAACATATTATTGTCGAAATCTTAAATTTAACGAAAGATGTGTAAACAAAAATAAAAAAGTTGCGAATTGGCTAATGAAGTACCTTTAACGTCAAATAATTTCAATTAGTTTTTCAGGGATTTTGTCGGCAGGTAACACAAAATCAGCGTAACCTTCATCAACAACAGCTTTAGGCATCCCGTACACCACACACGTTTCCGGACTTTCAGCGATAACAGTACCTTTGAAGAATTTGACTTTAAAGGCCCCTTTTGCACCATCCCTTCCCATTCCTGTTAGTATGACCGCCACTGTTTTCTCCTTGTATACTTCAGCAACTTTATCGAGTGTATAATCGACTGAAGGTCTTACATTGTTAATCTTTTGCGTCTTTTTATCAAGGTATATTATACTTTTTCTATCTTGATACTTTATTCCCATGTGATAATCACCTGGTGCGACATATACCCACCCTGGTTTTAACTCGTCACCTTCCTCCGCTTCTTTCACAGAAAGATTTGATATTCTGTCAAGTCTTTGAGCGAGTGATCTTGTGAAACCAGCTGGCATGTGCTGAACAATCAATATTGGTACAGGAAAATCTTTTGGAAGAGGAGGTATAACAAGGTCAAGAGATCTTGGGCCACCTGTGGACGAGCCAATAACAACTATTTTACTTGAAACTATAGACCTTATCTTTAATCCAGATGCAGGTCTTTTGTTAAGTAATACGCGAGTTATTTCTATTTTCATAGCATCACGAATTTTTTGAACAAGTTCAGGTCCCATTTTTCTAAAATCCATTGAAACACTACCTGAAGGTTTTGTAATAAAATCTACAGCACCAAGCTCAAGGGCTAGAAGTGTTATTTCGGCACCTTCCTCGGTAAGACTACTTACCATTATTATCCTTGTTGGAGAGCGTTTCATTATTTCTTTGAGCGCTTCTATACCATTTAATTTTGGCATTTCAACATCCATAGTAACTATATCTGGTTTATATTTCAAACATAGCTCGACAGCCTCCATTCCATCTCTTGCTGTAGCAACTACTTGCATGTCTGTCTGCTGATCGATGATGTCTTTTAATATCATTCTCATAAAGGGAGAATCATCAACTATCATTACTTTTATCTTTTTCTCCTCCAATTTCTCACCACCTTGAAACTTAGTAACGGAAAGGATATCAAAGATATTATAGCAAAAATTTTTCCAACTTCCAAGCTCCAATTAAATAAAAGCTCTCCAAACACTATTATTCCAACAGTTACGGAAAATATGGTTGCCCAAAGAACAACTCCAGCACTTACATCCTTGATTATTTTTATAACAGGGTGAAAATCTTTGCTGTATAAATTCATTAAATGTTCTATTATAGTGTTCACTAATTCAGACCAGATTACGAAGAATACAGCAAAAATAATCCACAACAAATCCTCCCTTTTTACAGGGAGGAAGAGTGTAGTAACAAGAACGATGAGACCTATTAAGAAATGTATTCTAAGATTTCTTTCCGTGAGTATGGATTCTACGATTCCTTCAATTGCGTGAGAAAAAGATTCTACAATATTACTCGAACCCAATTGTTCTCTTTCTCTTTCTTGAAATTCGCGGCTTAAAAACTTTATCCGTGAGCGAGGCTCCAAATTTGATCGCCTCCACATTCATGTCAAAGTATTTTGGACTAACTTCTTTTTTGACTGCTTCAAAAAGTACTTCAAAATCCACTATAGCGGTACTTTTCACAAACGCACCAAGCAAGATCATATTAGATACCATAGCATTTCCATATTTTTCGATAGCATGTTTACTTGCTGGCACGTTGATAACCCTACGTGTTATTCTCTTTATCTCATTTGGTAAATCGTTAATATATGTGCTATCGTATATTATTATACCATTAGTTGCAACGAATTTTCCATGACCTACCATAGAAGGATGCATAATTATTAGTGAATCAAACATCACTGCTCTTGGATACAAGATCGGATCATCTGACATCAGGACATCGCAGTAACTTGGTCCACCTCTAACTTGTTCACTATAATTTTGCGTCTGAATCACGTACTTTTCAAGCAAGACGAAGGCTTCAGATAATATATAACCAGCCAACAGATTCCCCTGTCCGCCTATACCAGCTATTCTGATAGAAAATGGTCTATTCATTTTTACTCCCTCCAACGTAAGTTAGCCTGTAGCGAGTGTAGAAGTCTGGTTTGGATTCATCTTTTTTGAAAACACCTATTATTATCTTTCCATTTAATTCTTCCTTAGTCATTTTGTCTGCTTTTTCTTTCATGACAGCTGCTTCTTTGAAAAATTCCATCATCTGCCAAGGCTCTCTTAAAAGATTGTATCTTCCGTAGTATGTATGACAATTCGACATAACTTCGACAACAGAAACTCCTTTATGCAGTAAGGCTTCTTTTATATACCTAACCGTTAATGGGTAATGATAAACTGTGGAACGAGCAACATACGTTGCACCACACGCAACCGCAAGATTTACTATATCAAATTGCTCTTCAACGTTTCCCATAGGCATTGTACCTGCGATTTTTCCACTCGGTGTTGTTGGAGAATGTTGACCTCCAGTCATACCGTAAATCATATTGTTATATATTATAATTGTCAAATTTATATTCCTCCTGCAGGCGTGGATGAAATGATTACCACCTATGGCTGTTATGTCTCCGTCTCCACCCATGACCACCACTTTAAAATCCGGGCGAGAGAGAGCAACTCCTGTTGCAAATGCTACTGCTCTTCCGTGTAAAGTATGTAATGTATTAAAATCTATATAACCCGTTGCTCGGGAAGAGCAACCTATACCCGAAACTACGGCTGTTTCTTCTGGTTTCAATCCGGTTTGATCAAAGGCATCAAGGAAACTCTTCAGTATGATACCATTACCACATCCTGGGCACCAAACTGTTGGCCATCTGTCGCTTCTGAGATACTGAACTAATCTATCCCTCTTCAACTTTGCCACCTCCATTCAGTTCGACTCCACATGTCTGAAAGAAGAAATCCGTAAGTGGATCTGGATAACCATCTATGTAAACAACTCGCTTTATGCCAGCATTTATTATCAACCTTGCGCAGACAGAACAAGGTTTGTGAGTAACATAAATTGTGGCACCGTCAGTTGAAATACCAAATCTTGCAGCTTGCATTAAAGCATTTTGTTCAGCGTGAAGCCCGTAACAAATTTCTTGATTTCTTCCAGAAGCGATATTCAAGTCATCCCTGATACAACCAATTTGATCACAATGTGGGAATCCAGAAGGTGGTTGGTTGTAACCAGTTGCAAGAATTCTTTTGTCCTTAACTATGAGTGCTCCAACCTTTCTATGAACACATGTTGATCTATCTGCGATGACTTTTGCCAATCTTTTAAAATAATCATCCCAACTTTCTCGTTTATTGGTTTGAGGTTTTATGATAATATTGTTTAGGTACTTTTCAATATCGATGTTCAAAGTAATCGCCCCTTGGATTTGGAATACAACTTAACATTCATGTCTCTATTTTAAACTGAATATTCTACCTTAGCAACTTATAAGTTAGGAGGTATATCTATGGAAAGTTATGAAATTTCAGTTGTTAGATGCGAAATTGGAAGTATTCTCATCTATACTTCTTCTGATGTTTGTCACAAGATAGAGTTTTCAAACGAAATCTTACCAGAAGTTGGTCATAACATATTCACAACCCAAATAAAAGAGTACCTAAATAAAAAACGACAGAAACTTGATTTTCCTATATTTTACAACACTGGTCCAATTTTTAATACGGTCTGGCGTTATTTGGGAGAAAACGTAAGGTATGGTACAATTATTACATACGGGCAGTTGGCAAGAATGTGCGCTACAACTCCTAAGGTAATAGGATACGCGATGGCTTCGAATCCCTTACCAATTTACATACCATGTCATAGGGTAGTGGGTAAAAACAACATAGGAGGCTTTGGTGGAAAAAACAGAAGAGCAGATTTAATTAAATGGAAAGAATACCTACTAAGTTTGGAGGGATGCATTTGAAAAAATTAATACTTTTTTTAGTGTTATTTGTAGTGTTTCTTTTCATAACATTTTCTATATGTTTGCAAATATATAGGAATTACACAGCCAAACTAGAGTTACCTGTTAATAAAACACCAGCAAGTTTAACGGTGGAATACTCTGATGGAACACCACTTTATACACCGAAAAACATTTGGGTAGATTACGAGGACATTCCAGCCATGGTGAAAGATAGCATAATAGCTTCAGAAGATAGGAGGTTTTACTCACACAGCGGTGTAGACATAAAAGGTATTATTCGATCATTGTTTGTTATAATTACAACAGATGAAGTGCAAGGTGGAAGTACAATAACTCAGCAACTTGCAAGAACACTTTACCTCTCTCAAGAAAGAACTTGGAAAAGAAAAATAAAAGAAATTTTCATTGCTTTGTGGCTTGAGCAAAACTACTCCAAGGAAGAAATCCTTGAAATGTATGTAAATTCGGTCTATCTTGGGAACGGTTTGTACGGCTTTCCGGCAGCAGCAAAGCATTATTTTGGGAAGACGCTTGATGAACTTCAACCTGTTGAAATTGCAATGCTCGTTTCAACTTTAAGATCTCCTGAAAAAGCAAACCCATCAAAAGATTTAAACGTGGAATTTAGCAGGATAACTTTAAGAAAGATGAAAGAAAACGGTGTTATAAGTGAATCAGAGTATCAAAACGCACTTTCCCAACTTTCCGCAGAAAATGTGAAAAATTTTAGAAAACAATATAATTCGTTTGACGAAGATCTTTTTTGGATGATAGTTCTTGAGTTAAAGGAGCTGAATTTCGATCTTAGCTCACTAAGGAATGGATTTCGTGTTCGAACAACGATAGATAAAAGACTACAAAGTCTTTTGCAAAACAATATTGACAAAAGAAATATGGCAGGATTAATAATAGAACACTCAACAGGAAAAATCCGGGCTGCGTATGGACTTGGAATAAACTCAGGAAAACGACAGATTGGTTCAATTGTAAAGCCGCTGTATTATTATTTAGCATTTATGGCCGGAAGAAACAAAAGTGATATTCTTCAAGATAAACCAATCACAATTGGTACATGGACTCCCCAAAACTTTGACAAGGAGTACTGGCAAGAGGTTACTCTTGAGAATGCACTTATCTACTCAAGAAATGTTCCGTCTGTTAATCTTTTCATGCAACTCGGACAGAGCAACGTGAGAAACTTTTTGAAAAACAGACTTATGATCGAAGGTTATTATCCAAACGATGCTACTATATCTCTTGGTACGGTAGAAACGTCATTATTTGATATTTCAAAAGGGTTTCAACCAATATTTAACGGAGGGGTAATATTCAAACCAAAGCTTATTGAATTTGTAAGAGATAAAGATGGTATCACATACTACACTTACAAACCGGAGATACTGAATGTAATAAAACCACTAAGAAGTTTTGATCAGAGAGCACCTTTGGAAGCTGCTGTGTTGACACTACAATTGATGGAAAAGGTTGTGACAATGGGTACGGGTAAATCTGCTTATATTCCAGGGAGAAAAATTTACGGAAAAACTGGCACTGCTGAAAAAAATGCTTGGTTTGTTGGAGGAGATGGAAAATACCTATTTCTTTTGACAAAAGATGGTAAGAATCTTACAGGTGGTAAAGACGTAGCACCTATTTGGAAAAAAATAGCACTAGATACTGATATCGGAACAACACCAATTTCTCTACCAATCCAAGTTCAGATACCGGCTATTACAAGGTCAAAAGAACCATCAAATCAGGAATCTCAAACAAGTACTTCTACGTCTGAGAATTTGACCCAACAGAGTGTAGGATTAGAAAAGATGTACGAAAATGTTAAAAATAAGACTATTACTTCAGATGAAATTGTGAACATATTAAAAACCTTAGATTCCGATAAGCAACGTGAGATATTAAGCAAGATTAACGAAATAGATCCTTATATGGCCTCGGAAGTGTACGAAAAATTGCTTGGTGGAGGAGAGTTCTAATGAAGTTTTTTTACAATATTGAAAGAGTTGATAGCTTTGAATACATAGTAGTTAAGGTTCAAGAAAATGGAATAGAAGGTGTGGGAGCTATCTTACCGGTTAGGAAAAATGGAGAAAATTACAAAATCTTTATGGGAGTAATAGAAGAGTATAGAACCGTTGTTGAAAGATCAAAAGTAGAAGATGCATTTATTATTTCTCAAGTCCTTCGTGAACATTTTCCTAACCATCCAAAGGTTGTGTTCGCCATTCAGGCTGCATTTTTGAGTTTGTTTTGCAAGAAATACAAGCTTGATTTAGGAAAACTCATTGGTGGTAACGTTGTTCCAAGAGATGAAAAATGTGGAGAACGTATTTTTCCTGAATATTTAGGAGATGTGATATTGGCAAGGTGCATTAATAACATTAATGGCTCGAATTTAGACAAAACCTTTGTCATGACAAAGTATCCAAAAAACGAGATGGATGATGTTTTAAGTGCCCTTTCTACCAATTACAAGTACTTGGAGGTGTTATCTTGGAGAGAACTTTTATAATACTCAAACCCAATGCCGTTAGAAGAGGACTTGTTGGAGAGATACTTAAAAGATTCGAGCAAAGGGGAATAAAAATAGTTGGTCTAAAATTTTTGAAAATGAGTCGTGAACAGGCAGAAAAACTTTATGAGCCTCATAAAGGAAAAACATTTTATGAGGAGTTGCTTAATTTCATGCTCAGTGGACCTGTTGTTGCGATTATTTTAGAGGCTCCAAGAGTTCTTGAACTTGTGAGACATATTGTTGGTGCGACTGATCCATTGAAAGCGGAGGCTGGTTCTATCAGAGGAGAATTTGCTTTGACTGTTACTAAGAATCTTATCCATGCAAGTGACAGCTTAGAAAGTTTCGAAAGAGAGGCTTCGATTTTTTTCACAGAAGATGAGATAATAGATTATTACTTGGACGTTCAGGACGACATATAACAGTATTTTAGCAATCGGGGGTGTGTAGCTGTTGAAAAGAAGTGATTTATTATCTGTAAGTTTTTTTGTCGCGATTGCATTAATACTTCTCAACGATAATTCAAGAAATGTGTATGTTTTTCTGAATAACTCGCACCCATACATCATGGGGTTTTTGAAAGTTGGAGTTTTGGCAAGTTTTGGTGAAATACTTGCGCTACGTATCTTGAAAGGTAAATACGTTTTTCCTGTTGGTTTTATTTACAGATTTTTTGTTTGGGGATTTTTGGGTGTTGTTTTTGTTTTGGTATTTGAATTGTTTGCAAGTGGGACAGCAATTCTTTTAGAGAAAAATCTTTTGCCATACACACATACCAGTAAGAAATTTCTTCAGGCATTTTATACAAGTGTGTTAATGAATCTCATATTTGCCCCTACTTTTATGGCTTTTCATAGAATTACTGATGCTTATATAGACCTGTCCGGCGGAAAATTAAATAAGATGCTCAGGGTAAAAATAAATGAGGTAATGAATTACATAGATTGGAATAAATTTGTAAATTTTGTAATCCTCAAAACAATTCCGTTTTTTTGGATCCCTGCACATACTATAACTTTTCTACTTCCAACAGCGTATCGTGTACTTGTCGCAGCTTTATTATCCATTGTACTCGGATTAATACTATCGATAAGAAAAAAGCAACAGTAAATTGAACATATATTTACAGCAAGAAAATAATAAGTTGATACAAACCTACGAATCTTTTTTGACTGAATTTTCTAAAAATTTTA encodes:
- a CDS encoding methylated-DNA--[protein]-cysteine S-methyltransferase, yielding MESYEISVVRCEIGSILIYTSSDVCHKIEFSNEILPEVGHNIFTTQIKEYLNKKRQKLDFPIFYNTGPIFNTVWRYLGENVRYGTIITYGQLARMCATTPKVIGYAMASNPLPIYIPCHRVVGKNNIGGFGGKNRRADLIKWKEYLLSLEGCI
- a CDS encoding 2-oxoacid:acceptor oxidoreductase family protein; translation: MNRPFSIRIAGIGGQGNLLAGYILSEAFVLLEKYVIQTQNYSEQVRGGPSYCDVLMSDDPILYPRAVMFDSLIIMHPSMVGHGKFVATNGIIIYDSTYINDLPNEIKRITRRVINVPASKHAIEKYGNAMVSNMILLGAFVKSTAIVDFEVLFEAVKKEVSPKYFDMNVEAIKFGASLTDKVFKPRISRKRKRTIGFE
- a CDS encoding iron-containing alcohol dehydrogenase family protein, which gives rise to MSFFMPTKVIYKEEAVLKHREIFQDLDEPILIITGKSSKKNGSLDDLLDVLERKRIYLYDDTPENPSLDIIKPLAEKFGDAEVVIGLGGGSPMDTAKAVAVLIENPNLEPEDLYSNEKYKRAKPIICIPTTAGTGSEVTQYSVLTFNGRKKGFSHECIFPKYAFVDYRYTLTLGKEITLSTGLDALSHALEGFLSLKSTPFSDLLALEAMKIIKDCFPKLLDDPENVFYRERMMFASTVAGMVISQTGTTIAHALGYNLTTEKSVRHGLATAVFLPFELRQARKVAKEKVETVLKIFEGSLEDYYWLLGINLDINISEEEIERWVKIVSISSHINSTPGSYSSENLKEAYEEIKDKYCKIP
- a CDS encoding 2-oxoacid:ferredoxin oxidoreductase subunit beta: MKRDRLVQYLRSDRWPTVWCPGCGNGIILKSFLDAFDQTGLKPEETAVVSGIGCSSRATGYIDFNTLHTLHGRAVAFATGVALSRPDFKVVVMGGDGDITAIGGNHFIHACRRNINLTIIIYNNMIYGMTGGQHSPTTPSGKIAGTMPMGNVEEQFDIVNLAVACGATYVARSTVYHYPLTVRYIKEALLHKGVSVVEVMSNCHTYYGRYNLLREPWQMMEFFKEAAVMKEKADKMTKEELNGKIIIGVFKKDESKPDFYTRYRLTYVGGSKNE
- a CDS encoding S-layer homology domain-containing protein, producing MVSFKKLLTFVFVTLTIVSAFSSTYKDVPANHWAYDAIQELTRLGVLSGMPDGTFQGNQAVTRYQLAVSLYRLLSVLSDRISSVEKKIPTSPTTQKTTTQVPTDVDSQLKNLSDQILSVANTNKTLTSRIDSLTQRMDSNERSLATVSQDLNSVKSRVSDLQSLYDALVQKVTELRGLVAVTPTGQSINALAQDLAVVKQDIGSMKNDINSLRTTSKTLSDNLSALTARADSLSSRLSNFEGNIANLNSKLSSMENTMNGLSNNYIVISDRIKALEDRTKNLAPTPVDISSIDNKIKNIDENITKINERINSLTTQLTNASTNISNVQKTTSELEKNINSLKTETSKSISELSTRLSNVEKGIDSLKAETTKNISEATSKVSNVEKSMDALKTEVGKGISEVSGRISNVEKTVSETQKDLNTLKVEVDNKVSNLSKSISDVTKSISDVTNKLNNLEKNSNELMKSVDSLKLTDSELDKKISGLSKKIDTITTDYATRGEIEALKGDLKVEMIQLSQNTQQISQQIDSKLKDLESNISKKIATLDTSKANVSDVDKINQKISGLNSQISQQSSEISTLKNEIVNTKSDLARVSENVSQANDSVQRLKEENEKLKKELEAVKSKNTDVFALIFSLLGIVLGGVALYFVFNK
- a CDS encoding diacylglycerol kinase family protein encodes the protein MGSSNIVESFSHAIEGIVESILTERNLRIHFLIGLIVLVTTLFLPVKREDLLWIIFAVFFVIWSELVNTIIEHLMNLYSKDFHPVIKIIKDVSAGVVLWATIFSVTVGIIVFGELLFNWSLEVGKIFAIISLISFPLLSFKVVRNWRRKR
- a CDS encoding cytidine/deoxycytidylate deaminase family protein codes for the protein MNIDIEKYLNNIIIKPQTNKRESWDDYFKRLAKVIADRSTCVHRKVGALIVKDKRILATGYNQPPSGFPHCDQIGCIRDDLNIASGRNQEICYGLHAEQNALMQAARFGISTDGATIYVTHKPCSVCARLIINAGIKRVVYIDGYPDPLTDFFFQTCGVELNGGGKVEEG
- a CDS encoding penicillin-binding protein; translated protein: MHLKKLILFLVLFVVFLFITFSICLQIYRNYTAKLELPVNKTPASLTVEYSDGTPLYTPKNIWVDYEDIPAMVKDSIIASEDRRFYSHSGVDIKGIIRSLFVIITTDEVQGGSTITQQLARTLYLSQERTWKRKIKEIFIALWLEQNYSKEEILEMYVNSVYLGNGLYGFPAAAKHYFGKTLDELQPVEIAMLVSTLRSPEKANPSKDLNVEFSRITLRKMKENGVISESEYQNALSQLSAENVKNFRKQYNSFDEDLFWMIVLELKELNFDLSSLRNGFRVRTTIDKRLQSLLQNNIDKRNMAGLIIEHSTGKIRAAYGLGINSGKRQIGSIVKPLYYYLAFMAGRNKSDILQDKPITIGTWTPQNFDKEYWQEVTLENALIYSRNVPSVNLFMQLGQSNVRNFLKNRLMIEGYYPNDATISLGTVETSLFDISKGFQPIFNGGVIFKPKLIEFVRDKDGITYYTYKPEILNVIKPLRSFDQRAPLEAAVLTLQLMEKVVTMGTGKSAYIPGRKIYGKTGTAEKNAWFVGGDGKYLFLLTKDGKNLTGGKDVAPIWKKIALDTDIGTTPISLPIQVQIPAITRSKEPSNQESQTSTSTSENLTQQSVGLEKMYENVKNKTITSDEIVNILKTLDSDKQREILSKINEIDPYMASEVYEKLLGGGEF
- the ndk gene encoding nucleoside-diphosphate kinase, encoding MERTFIILKPNAVRRGLVGEILKRFEQRGIKIVGLKFLKMSREQAEKLYEPHKGKTFYEELLNFMLSGPVVAIILEAPRVLELVRHIVGATDPLKAEAGSIRGEFALTVTKNLIHASDSLESFEREASIFFTEDEIIDYYLDVQDDI
- a CDS encoding chemotaxis response regulator protein-glutamate methylesterase translates to MEEKKIKVMIVDDSPFMRMILKDIIDQQTDMQVVATARDGMEAVELCLKYKPDIVTMDVEMPKLNGIEALKEIMKRSPTRIIMVSSLTEEGAEITLLALELGAVDFITKPSGSVSMDFRKMGPELVQKIRDAMKIEITRVLLNKRPASGLKIRSIVSSKIVVIGSSTGGPRSLDLVIPPLPKDFPVPILIVQHMPAGFTRSLAQRLDRISNLSVKEAEEGDELKPGWVYVAPGDYHMGIKYQDRKSIIYLDKKTQKINNVRPSVDYTLDKVAEVYKEKTVAVILTGMGRDGAKGAFKVKFFKGTVIAESPETCVVYGMPKAVVDEGYADFVLPADKIPEKLIEII